The following proteins come from a genomic window of Citrobacter europaeus:
- the gmd gene encoding GDP-mannose 4,6-dehydratase, producing MSKVALITGVTGQDGSYLAEFLLEKGYEVHGIKRRASSFNTERVDHIYQDPHSGNPKFHLHYGDLTDSSNLTRILQEVQPDEVYNLGAMSHVAVSFDSPEYTADVDAIGTLRLLEAIRFLGLEKKTRFYQASTSELYGLVQEIPQKETTPFYPRSPYAVAKLYAYWITVNYRESYGMYACNGILFNHESPRRGETFVTRKITRAIANIAQGLESCLYLGNMDSLRDWGHAKDYVRMQWMMLQQDKPEDFVIATGVQYSVRQFVEMAAAQLGIKLRFEGEGVNEKGIVVSVTGHDAPGVKPGDVMIAVDPRYFRPAEVETLLGDPAKAHEKLGWKPEITLRQMISEMVANDLDAAKKHSLLKSHGYEVAIALEY from the coding sequence ATGTCAAAAGTCGCTCTCATTACTGGCGTAACCGGGCAGGATGGTTCTTACCTGGCAGAATTTCTGCTGGAAAAAGGGTATGAAGTACACGGCATTAAGCGCCGCGCTTCATCATTTAACACCGAACGTGTGGACCACATTTACCAGGATCCGCATTCGGGTAATCCCAAATTTCATCTGCACTATGGCGATTTGACGGACTCCTCCAACCTGACCCGTATTCTACAAGAGGTCCAGCCGGATGAGGTCTATAACCTGGGCGCCATGAGTCATGTCGCAGTGTCGTTTGATTCACCGGAATATACCGCCGATGTCGATGCGATCGGCACCTTACGTTTGCTGGAAGCTATCCGTTTCCTCGGCCTGGAAAAGAAAACGCGTTTTTATCAGGCTTCCACCTCTGAACTGTACGGCCTGGTACAGGAAATTCCGCAGAAAGAGACTACGCCGTTCTACCCGCGCTCGCCGTATGCCGTTGCTAAGCTGTATGCGTATTGGATAACCGTCAACTACCGTGAATCTTACGGTATGTATGCCTGTAACGGCATTCTGTTTAACCACGAATCTCCGCGCCGCGGCGAAACCTTTGTTACTCGCAAAATTACCCGAGCGATCGCCAACATCGCTCAGGGGCTCGAGTCTTGCCTGTATCTGGGCAACATGGATTCACTGCGCGACTGGGGCCATGCCAAAGATTACGTCAGGATGCAGTGGATGATGCTGCAGCAGGATAAACCGGAAGATTTCGTGATTGCCACCGGCGTGCAGTATTCCGTGCGCCAGTTTGTGGAAATGGCGGCCGCTCAGTTGGGAATTAAATTGCGCTTTGAAGGCGAGGGCGTGAATGAAAAAGGCATTGTGGTTTCCGTAACCGGACACGATGCGCCAGGGGTAAAACCTGGAGATGTCATGATTGCCGTCGACCCGCGTTATTTCCGTCCGGCTGAAGTGGAAACGCTGCTGGGCGATCCGGCTAAAGCACATGAAAAACTGGGCTGGAAGCCGGAAATTACGCTGCGCCAGATGATCTCGGAAATGGTTGCCAACGATCTTGATGCGGCGAAGAAACATTCCCTGCTGAAGTCGCACGGTTACGAGGTCGCTATCGCGCTGGAGTACTGA
- the wcaE gene encoding colanic acid biosynthesis glycosyltransferase WcaE, giving the protein MLLSIITVAFRNLEGIVKTHASLAHLAQANDISFEWIVVDGGSSDGTSSFLEGLSAEHRLRFVSEPDKGIYDAMNKGIAMARGRFALFLNSGDILHADSACFIRQLKTQSDKTMVIGDALLDFGNGNKIKRRAKPGWYIYHSLPASHQAIFFPLSGLNVWRYDLQYKISSDYALAARLYKSGYAFKKLSGLVSEFSMGGVSTTNNLELCRDAKKVQRQILHMPGFWTGLSEYLRLRTTGKTKALYGKT; this is encoded by the coding sequence ATGCTGCTCAGTATTATCACCGTCGCCTTTCGCAATCTGGAAGGGATCGTCAAAACTCACGCATCACTGGCACATCTGGCGCAGGCGAATGATATCAGTTTTGAGTGGATTGTTGTTGATGGCGGCTCTTCTGATGGTACGTCATCCTTTCTTGAAGGACTTAGCGCAGAGCACCGGTTACGGTTTGTCAGCGAGCCGGATAAGGGCATCTATGATGCGATGAACAAAGGTATCGCTATGGCGCGCGGGCGGTTTGCGCTGTTCCTCAACTCCGGGGATATTCTGCATGCGGATTCGGCTTGTTTTATCCGTCAGCTGAAAACGCAAAGCGATAAAACTATGGTTATTGGTGATGCGTTGTTGGATTTCGGCAATGGCAACAAAATTAAGCGGCGAGCCAAGCCGGGTTGGTATATTTATCACAGCCTGCCCGCCAGCCATCAGGCCATCTTCTTTCCGCTCTCTGGACTGAATGTCTGGCGCTATGATTTGCAATATAAAATATCGTCCGATTACGCATTAGCTGCCCGATTATACAAATCCGGTTATGCTTTTAAAAAACTGAGCGGGCTGGTGTCAGAGTTTTCCATGGGTGGCGTGTCAACGACGAATAATCTGGAATTGTGCCGGGATGCCAAAAAGGTACAGCGCCAGATATTACATATGCCAGGTTTTTGGACCGGATTGTCAGAATATTTACGTCTGCGCACAACCGGTAAAACAAAAGCTTTATATGGAAAAACGTAA
- the cpsG gene encoding colanic acid biosynthesis phosphomannomutase CpsG, producing MTKLTCFKAYDIRGRLGEELNEEIAWRIGRAYGEFLKPKTIVLGGDVRLTSETLKLALAKGLQDAGVDVLDIGMSGTEEIYFATFHLGIDGGIEVTASHNPLNYNGMKLVREGARPISGDTGLRDVQRLAEVNDFPPVDEAKRGRYQRITTRDAYIDHLLGYINPGNLKPMKLVLNSGNGTAGPVIDAIEARFKALGAPVEFIKIHNTPDGNFPNGIPNPLLPECRADTRNAVIKHGADMGIAFDGDFDRCFLFDEKGQFIEGYYIVGLLAEAFLEKNPGAKIIHDPRLSWNTVDVVTAAGGKPVMSKTGHAFIKERMRHEDAIYGGEMSAHHYFRDFAYCDSGMIPWLLVAELLCLKGQSLGELVRDRMVAYPASGEINSTLAEPAAAIARVEQHFSREALTVDRTDGISMSFVDWRFNLRSSNTEPVVRLNVESRGDIPLMEARTRTLLALLNQ from the coding sequence ATGACGAAATTAACCTGTTTCAAAGCCTATGACATTCGCGGCAGGCTGGGCGAAGAACTAAATGAAGAGATTGCGTGGCGTATTGGCCGCGCTTACGGCGAGTTCCTGAAGCCAAAAACGATTGTTCTGGGTGGCGACGTGCGCCTGACCAGCGAGACGCTAAAGCTGGCGCTGGCAAAAGGGCTGCAGGATGCGGGGGTGGATGTGCTGGATATTGGTATGTCGGGCACCGAAGAGATTTACTTCGCCACCTTTCATCTGGGCATTGACGGCGGTATTGAAGTGACCGCCAGCCATAATCCACTGAATTACAACGGCATGAAGCTGGTGCGGGAAGGGGCGCGCCCCATCAGCGGTGATACCGGTCTGCGCGACGTGCAGCGCCTGGCGGAAGTCAACGACTTCCCGCCGGTCGATGAGGCAAAACGTGGCCGCTACCAGCGTATTACTACCCGCGATGCCTACATCGACCACCTGTTAGGGTACATCAATCCCGGCAACCTGAAACCGATGAAGCTGGTGCTCAATTCCGGCAACGGCACGGCAGGTCCGGTGATTGACGCCATTGAAGCCCGTTTTAAGGCGCTGGGCGCACCGGTCGAATTTATCAAAATCCACAATACGCCGGATGGCAACTTCCCCAACGGTATTCCCAATCCTCTGCTGCCGGAATGTCGGGCTGACACGCGCAATGCGGTGATTAAACACGGCGCAGATATGGGGATTGCCTTCGATGGGGATTTTGATCGTTGCTTCCTGTTCGATGAAAAAGGTCAGTTTATTGAGGGCTACTACATTGTCGGCCTGCTGGCGGAAGCGTTTCTGGAGAAGAACCCGGGGGCGAAAATTATCCACGACCCGCGCCTGTCCTGGAATACCGTGGATGTGGTGACGGCGGCAGGCGGTAAACCAGTGATGTCAAAAACCGGGCACGCGTTTATCAAAGAGCGCATGCGTCATGAAGATGCCATTTATGGCGGTGAAATGAGTGCGCATCACTATTTCCGCGACTTTGCTTACTGCGACAGCGGCATGATCCCGTGGCTGCTGGTGGCGGAGTTGCTGTGTCTGAAAGGACAGTCGCTGGGCGAACTGGTCCGCGACCGGATGGTGGCCTATCCGGCGAGTGGAGAAATAAACAGTACGCTGGCAGAGCCGGCGGCAGCGATTGCGCGCGTGGAGCAGCATTTTTCCCGTGAGGCGTTGACGGTGGACAGAACGGACGGTATCAGCATGTCGTTTGTCGACTGGCGCTTCAATTTACGCTCTTCCAATACTGAACCGGTGGTGCGTCTGAACGTGGAATCGCGCGGAGATATTCCGTTGATGGAAGCGCGAACGCGCACTCTTCTGGCGTTACTGAATCAGTAA
- the wcaF gene encoding colanic acid biosynthesis acetyltransferase WcaF, producing the protein MQDLSGFKVPAGFRGGGAIKVQLWWAVQATLFRWSPQVMYRWRAFLLRMFGAKIGKNVVIRPSVKITYPWKLTLGDYAWVGDDAVLYTLGDITIGAHAVISQKSYLCTGSHDYASQYFDINATPIVVGDKCWLATDVFVAPGVTIGDGTVVGARSSVFKSLPANVVCRGNPAVVTRKRVEKVTP; encoded by the coding sequence ATGCAGGATTTAAGCGGATTTAAAGTGCCTGCTGGTTTTCGTGGTGGTGGCGCCATTAAAGTCCAATTATGGTGGGCAGTGCAAGCAACATTGTTTCGCTGGTCACCGCAGGTCATGTACCGCTGGCGCGCATTTTTATTACGCATGTTTGGCGCGAAAATAGGAAAAAACGTAGTTATTCGACCTTCAGTAAAAATTACTTATCCGTGGAAATTGACCCTGGGAGATTATGCCTGGGTGGGTGATGACGCGGTTTTATATACGTTGGGTGATATTACTATTGGTGCTCACGCGGTTATTTCGCAAAAAAGTTATTTATGCACCGGGAGTCATGATTATGCCAGTCAATATTTTGATATTAACGCCACACCGATAGTGGTTGGTGATAAATGCTGGTTGGCGACAGATGTCTTTGTCGCGCCTGGCGTGACCATTGGCGATGGCACCGTCGTCGGAGCACGAAGCAGCGTTTTTAAATCGCTGCCAGCAAATGTCGTTTGTCGGGGAAATCCCGCAGTAGTCACGCGCAAACGCGTCGAAAAAGTTACTCCCTGA
- a CDS encoding GDP-L-fucose synthase, whose translation MKTQRIFVAGHRGMVGAAIVRQLSQRNNIELVLRTREQLNLLDASAVQAFFATERIDQVYLAAAKVGGIVANNTYPADFIYENMIIESNIIHAAHLHNVNKLLFLGSSCIYPKQATQPIAESELLQGQLEPTNEPYAIAKIAGIKLCESYNRQYGRDYRSVMPTNLYGPHDNFHPSNSHVIPALLRRFHEAREQNTSDVVVWGSGTPMREFLHVDDMAAASIHVMELAQEVWQEYTQPMLSHINVGTGVDCTIRELAQTIAQVVGYKGRVVFDASKPDGTPRKLLDVTRLHQLGWYHEISLEAGLASTYQWFLENQQHYRG comes from the coding sequence ATGAAGACACAACGTATTTTTGTGGCGGGCCATCGCGGTATGGTGGGGGCCGCCATCGTCAGACAACTGTCTCAGCGAAATAATATAGAGCTGGTGCTGCGTACCCGCGAGCAACTTAACCTGCTGGACGCCAGCGCAGTGCAGGCGTTCTTTGCCACTGAACGCATTGACCAGGTTTATCTGGCGGCGGCAAAAGTGGGCGGGATTGTGGCGAATAATACTTATCCTGCTGATTTTATTTATGAAAACATGATAATTGAGAGCAACATTATTCATGCTGCGCATTTGCATAACGTGAATAAACTGTTGTTCCTCGGGTCATCCTGTATTTATCCAAAGCAAGCCACCCAGCCAATCGCTGAGAGTGAATTGTTGCAGGGGCAACTTGAGCCGACCAATGAGCCGTATGCGATTGCCAAAATTGCCGGTATCAAGCTGTGCGAATCATATAACCGGCAGTATGGCCGGGATTATCGCTCAGTGATGCCGACCAATCTGTACGGACCGCATGACAACTTCCATCCGAGTAATTCGCATGTGATCCCGGCGCTGCTGCGCCGCTTTCATGAAGCTCGCGAGCAAAATACGTCGGATGTGGTGGTGTGGGGTAGCGGTACGCCGATGCGCGAATTTCTGCATGTCGACGACATGGCGGCGGCCAGTATTCATGTGATGGAGCTGGCTCAGGAAGTCTGGCAGGAATATACCCAACCAATGCTGTCGCATATCAACGTGGGTACTGGCGTTGATTGCACCATCCGTGAACTGGCCCAGACCATCGCGCAGGTCGTGGGTTACAAGGGGCGAGTGGTGTTCGACGCCAGCAAACCGGACGGCACGCCGCGCAAATTGCTCGACGTCACGCGGTTGCATCAGTTGGGTTGGTATCACGAGATATCCCTGGAAGCGGGGCTTGCCAGTACATATCAGTGGTTCCTTGAAAACCAGCAGCACTACCGGGGGTAA
- the wcaJ gene encoding undecaprenyl-phosphate glucose phosphotransferase encodes MTHLKKRERAKTNASLISMVQRFSDITIMFGGLWVVCELSGLPFLYMHLLVALITLVVFQMLGGITDFYRSWRGVKISTELVLLLQNWTLSLIFCAGLIAFNNDFDNRLAVWLAWYLLSSVGLVLSRSFIRYGAGWLRNRGYNTRRVAVAGDMPAGQLLLDSFRHEPWLGFEVAGVYHDPIPGKNSRDWAGNLQQLVDDAKSSRIHNVYIAMSMSDGASVKKLVRDLADTTCSVLLIPDVFTFNILHSRIEEMNGVPVVPLYDTPLSGINRLLKRAEDIVLASLILLLISPVLCGIALLVKLTSKGPVIFRQTRYGMDGKPIKVWKFRSMKVMENDAVVTQATQNDPRVTPVGNFLRRTSLDELPQFINVLTGGMSIVGPRPHAVAHNEQYRQLIEGYMLRHKVKPGITGWAQINGWRGETDTLEKMEKRVEFDLEYIREWSVWFDIKIVFLTVFKGFVNKAAY; translated from the coding sequence ATGACACATCTAAAAAAGCGCGAACGCGCCAAAACCAATGCGTCGTTAATTTCGATGGTGCAACGCTTTTCAGATATCACCATCATGTTTGGCGGATTGTGGGTAGTCTGCGAATTAAGCGGTTTGCCTTTCCTGTATATGCACCTGCTGGTGGCGCTGATCACACTGGTTGTTTTTCAGATGCTCGGGGGCATAACAGATTTTTATCGCTCCTGGCGTGGCGTCAAAATTTCAACTGAGCTGGTGCTGTTGTTGCAAAACTGGACGTTGAGTCTGATTTTTTGCGCAGGTCTGATCGCCTTTAATAACGATTTCGATAACCGTCTCGCCGTCTGGTTGGCGTGGTATCTGTTATCTAGCGTTGGCCTGGTGTTGAGTCGTTCGTTTATTCGCTACGGCGCGGGGTGGCTGCGTAATCGTGGTTACAACACTCGCCGGGTGGCGGTGGCTGGCGACATGCCTGCCGGACAACTGTTGCTGGACAGTTTTCGCCATGAACCGTGGCTGGGATTTGAAGTAGCGGGTGTCTATCACGACCCCATCCCTGGAAAAAACTCTCGCGACTGGGCCGGTAATCTGCAGCAACTGGTGGATGACGCCAAATCCTCGCGTATTCATAACGTTTATATCGCCATGTCGATGAGCGATGGCGCCAGCGTAAAAAAACTGGTGCGCGATCTGGCCGACACCACCTGTTCGGTACTCCTCATTCCCGATGTCTTTACCTTCAATATCCTGCATTCACGGATTGAAGAGATGAACGGCGTTCCGGTGGTGCCGCTGTATGACACGCCGCTCTCGGGGATTAATCGCCTGTTAAAGCGTGCGGAAGATATCGTGCTGGCTTCACTGATCCTGCTGCTTATTTCCCCGGTGCTGTGTGGCATAGCGCTGCTGGTAAAACTGACCTCCAAAGGACCGGTGATTTTCCGCCAGACTCGCTATGGCATGGACGGAAAACCAATCAAAGTCTGGAAGTTTCGCTCAATGAAAGTGATGGAAAACGACGCGGTGGTGACGCAGGCGACGCAAAACGATCCGCGCGTAACTCCTGTGGGAAATTTCCTGCGCCGGACGTCGCTCGATGAACTGCCGCAGTTTATTAACGTGCTGACCGGGGGAATGTCTATCGTCGGGCCACGTCCGCATGCGGTGGCGCATAACGAGCAGTACCGCCAGTTGATTGAGGGGTACATGTTACGCCATAAGGTGAAACCGGGGATTACCGGCTGGGCGCAAATCAACGGCTGGCGTGGTGAAACCGATACGCTGGAAAAAATGGAAAAACGTGTGGAGTTTGACCTCGAATACATTCGCGAGTGGAGCGTGTGGTTCGATATCAAAATTGTTTTTCTGACAGTATTCAAAGGCTTTGTTAACAAAGCGGCGTACTAA
- a CDS encoding GDP-mannose mannosyl hydrolase has protein sequence MFLRHEDFATVVRSTPLISIDLIVENADGEFLLGKRLNRPAQGYWFVPGGRVQKDESLRVAFERLTEAELGLRLPLSAAEFYGVWQHFYDDNFSGEDFSTHYIVLGFRLRVSENDLHLPDVQHDAYRWLAAAQILASDHVHDNSRAYFCETAQTGVPGL, from the coding sequence ATGTTTTTACGTCATGAGGATTTTGCCACCGTTGTCCGTTCAACCCCGCTGATTTCCATCGATTTAATCGTGGAAAACGCCGACGGCGAATTTCTGCTCGGTAAACGTCTCAATCGTCCGGCGCAGGGGTACTGGTTCGTGCCCGGCGGTCGGGTGCAAAAAGATGAATCGCTGCGCGTGGCCTTTGAGCGGCTTACTGAAGCTGAGCTGGGGTTACGTTTACCGCTGTCCGCTGCGGAGTTTTACGGTGTCTGGCAGCATTTCTATGACGACAACTTTTCCGGGGAGGATTTCTCAACGCATTACATCGTGCTGGGATTTCGTCTACGGGTGTCGGAAAACGACCTGCACCTGCCTGACGTTCAACATGATGCGTACCGCTGGCTGGCAGCTGCACAGATTCTGGCCAGTGACCACGTGCACGACAACAGCCGGGCTTACTTCTGTGAAACGGCCCAGACCGGAGTACCCGGTCTATGA
- the wcaD gene encoding putative colanic acid polymerase WcaD produces MSRSIRICSYLVLPLLYLLVNVKLAQLGESFPITIVTFLPVLLLLFVERINIKKLMIALGMGGGLTAFNYLFGQSLDASKYVTSAMLFIYTVVIIGMVWSIRFKTISPHNYTKILRFFWLAVGLVVGLAAVEMAQIILSGGSSLMEVISKYLIYSNSYVLNFIKFGGKRTTALYFEPAFFALALISIWLSIKQFGIKTPKSDAMILAGIILSGSFSGVMTFILFYLLEWAFQYLNKDAIKKKLPLAIISLSVFVVGVIFAFPYIATRLGDLGTEGSSSYYRIVGPLVMVGYSLLNVDGVVRFGSLYEYVASFGIFNGADVGKTIDNGLYLLIIYFSWFAVILALWYMGKVMKMMINAFGDNQNYRVQLYLFTPLSLFFTGSVFSPEYAFLIVCPFILRKALNIAR; encoded by the coding sequence ATGTCTCGTTCTATCAGAATCTGTAGCTATCTGGTGCTACCGCTGCTTTATTTGCTGGTCAACGTCAAACTCGCCCAGCTTGGCGAGAGCTTCCCAATAACTATCGTCACCTTCTTACCCGTTCTGCTGTTGCTGTTTGTCGAGCGCATTAATATCAAAAAATTAATGATTGCGTTGGGCATGGGGGGCGGGCTGACGGCGTTTAATTATCTGTTCGGTCAGTCACTGGATGCCAGCAAGTACGTGACGTCCGCAATGCTGTTTATTTATACCGTGGTGATCATTGGCATGGTGTGGAGTATTCGCTTCAAAACCATTTCACCGCATAACTACACTAAGATCTTGCGGTTTTTCTGGCTGGCGGTGGGACTGGTGGTGGGGTTAGCTGCAGTTGAAATGGCGCAGATAATTCTCAGTGGCGGCAGCAGTTTAATGGAAGTTATTTCGAAATATCTTATTTACAGTAACAGCTATGTTCTGAACTTTATTAAATTTGGTGGAAAACGTACTACTGCGCTCTATTTCGAACCGGCATTTTTCGCTCTGGCGTTAATCTCAATTTGGCTCAGCATCAAACAGTTTGGTATCAAAACGCCTAAGTCCGATGCTATGATTCTGGCAGGGATAATATTATCGGGATCGTTTTCAGGGGTAATGACGTTTATTTTGTTTTATCTTCTGGAGTGGGCGTTCCAGTATCTGAATAAGGATGCGATAAAAAAGAAGCTACCGCTGGCGATAATCTCATTAAGCGTATTTGTAGTTGGAGTGATATTTGCTTTTCCATACATCGCAACGCGCCTTGGAGATTTAGGAACTGAAGGTTCGTCATCGTATTATCGGATCGTAGGACCATTAGTGATGGTCGGTTATTCGTTACTTAACGTTGATGGGGTAGTGAGATTCGGCTCACTTTATGAATATGTTGCGTCATTCGGAATTTTTAACGGTGCAGATGTTGGTAAAACAATAGACAATGGCTTGTATCTGCTGATTATTTATTTTTCATGGTTCGCGGTGATATTAGCCCTATGGTACATGGGGAAAGTCATGAAAATGATGATCAATGCGTTTGGTGATAATCAGAATTATCGGGTGCAGCTTTATCTTTTTACGCCACTGTCGCTGTTTTTTACAGGCTCAGTATTTAGTCCGGAATACGCGTTTTTAATTGTGTGTCCGTTTATTTTGCGCAAGGCGCTGAATATCGCGAGGTAA
- the cpsB gene encoding mannose-1-phosphate guanyltransferase — translation MSQSKLFPVVMAGGSGSRLWPLSRVLYPKQFLCLKGDLTMLQTTICRLNGVECESPVVICNEQHRFIVAEQLRQLHKLTENIILEPAGRNTAPAIALAALAAKRQSPGEDPLLLVLAADHMIADEEAFREAVRNAMPYASAGKLVTFGIVPDQPETGYGYIRRGEVSPTNTDAVAFEVAQFVEKPNLETAQAYVASGDYYWNSGMFLFRAGRYLEELKKYRPDILEACENAMSTVDPDLDFIRVDEQAFLACPEESVDYAVMERTADAVVMPMNAGWSDVGSWSSLWEISAHTAEGNVHHGDVISHKTENSYVYAESGLVTTVGVKDLVVVQTKDAVLIADRNAVQDVKKVVEQIKADGRHEHHIHREVYRPWGKYDSIDAGDRYQVKRITVKPGEGLSMQMHHHRAEHWVVVAGTAKVTINDDIKLLAENESVYIPLGATHCLENPGKIPLDLIEVRSGSYLDEDDVVRFADRYGRA, via the coding sequence ATGAGTCAAAGCAAACTCTTTCCGGTAGTGATGGCCGGTGGCTCGGGTAGCCGTTTATGGCCATTGTCCCGCGTGCTGTATCCAAAGCAGTTCCTGTGTCTGAAAGGCGATCTCACCATGCTGCAGACAACGATCTGCCGTCTGAACGGCGTGGAGTGCGAAAGCCCGGTGGTTATCTGTAATGAACAACACCGTTTCATTGTAGCGGAACAGCTACGGCAACTGCACAAGCTGACTGAGAACATTATTCTCGAACCTGCCGGGCGTAACACGGCTCCGGCGATAGCGCTGGCCGCGCTGGCGGCAAAACGTCAAAGTCCGGGTGAAGATCCGCTGCTGCTGGTACTGGCAGCCGATCACATGATTGCTGACGAAGAGGCATTTCGCGAGGCGGTTCGTAATGCGATGCCCTATGCCAGTGCGGGTAAGCTGGTGACGTTTGGTATCGTGCCAGACCAGCCGGAGACCGGCTACGGCTATATCCGTCGTGGTGAGGTTTCACCGACGAATACCGACGCCGTGGCTTTTGAAGTGGCGCAGTTTGTTGAAAAGCCCAATCTGGAAACCGCGCAGGCTTACGTGGCGAGCGGCGACTACTACTGGAACAGCGGCATGTTTTTATTCCGCGCCGGGCGTTATCTGGAAGAACTGAAAAAATATCGTCCCGATATTCTTGAGGCCTGCGAAAACGCCATGAGTACGGTTGACCCCGATCTCGATTTTATCCGCGTTGATGAACAGGCGTTTCTCGCCTGCCCGGAAGAGTCTGTGGACTATGCGGTTATGGAACGTACGGCCGATGCGGTGGTGATGCCAATGAACGCAGGCTGGAGCGATGTTGGCTCCTGGTCATCATTGTGGGAAATCAGCGCCCATACCGCTGAAGGTAATGTGCATCACGGCGACGTCATTAGCCATAAAACGGAGAACAGCTATGTGTATGCCGAATCTGGCCTGGTGACGACCGTCGGGGTGAAAGATCTGGTGGTGGTGCAGACCAAAGACGCAGTGCTGATAGCCGATCGCAACGCGGTGCAGGACGTTAAAAAAGTGGTAGAGCAAATTAAAGCTGACGGACGTCATGAGCACCATATTCACCGTGAAGTTTATCGCCCATGGGGCAAGTACGATTCTATTGATGCCGGAGACCGTTATCAGGTGAAGCGAATTACCGTCAAACCCGGTGAGGGATTGTCCATGCAGATGCATCATCACCGGGCTGAACACTGGGTTGTGGTGGCTGGTACCGCGAAGGTGACGATTAATGATGATATCAAGCTGCTCGCTGAAAACGAGTCTGTCTATATTCCGCTGGGCGCGACCCATTGTCTGGAGAACCCTGGGAAAATCCCACTCGATCTGATTGAGGTGCGCTCCGGATCTTATCTCGATGAGGATGATGTCGTGCGGTTTGCGGACAGATACGGGCGCGCTTAA
- the wcaI gene encoding colanic acid biosynthesis fucosyltransferase WcaI, which yields MKILVYGINYSPELTGIGKYTGEMVQWMAQQGHDVRVITAPPYYPQWKVNGRYSSWRYRREEGDAIVWRCPLYVPEQPSTLKRLLHLGSFALSSFFPLLAQRRWKPDRIIGVVPTLFCTPGMRLLAKLCGARTLLHVQDYEVDAMLGLGMAGTGKRGMVAKLASAFERSGLLNMDHISTISRTMMHKAMEKGVAPHKVIFFPNWSEVTRFRDVNDTDALALRQQLGLPVSQKIVLYSGNIGEKQGLESVVDAAVLLSEQPWLFVIVGQGGGKARLESMVSERGLNNVMFFPLQSYDALPALLKMADCHLVVQKRGAADAVLPSKLTNILAVGGNAVITAEPETELGQLCDTYPGIAVCVEPESVNALACGIQRALMMPKVNTMARDYAERTLDKENVLSQFIADIRGT from the coding sequence ATGAAGATCCTCGTGTATGGCATCAACTATTCACCGGAGTTGACCGGTATCGGCAAATACACCGGTGAAATGGTGCAGTGGATGGCGCAACAGGGGCATGACGTTCGGGTGATCACCGCGCCGCCTTATTATCCGCAGTGGAAGGTCAACGGTCGCTATTCATCCTGGCGTTACCGTCGTGAAGAGGGTGACGCCATTGTCTGGCGTTGTCCGCTGTATGTGCCTGAGCAACCCTCTACGCTCAAACGGCTGCTGCATTTGGGCAGTTTTGCCCTGAGCAGTTTTTTCCCGCTGCTGGCGCAACGTCGCTGGAAGCCGGACCGCATTATCGGCGTGGTGCCGACGCTGTTTTGTACGCCGGGCATGCGTCTGCTGGCAAAACTTTGTGGCGCGCGCACGTTGTTGCACGTTCAGGATTACGAAGTCGATGCCATGTTGGGACTTGGGATGGCGGGCACAGGCAAGCGCGGTATGGTGGCAAAACTGGCCAGCGCCTTTGAGCGCAGTGGACTGTTGAATATGGACCATATTTCGACCATCTCCCGGACCATGATGCACAAAGCCATGGAAAAAGGCGTTGCGCCGCACAAAGTTATTTTCTTTCCAAACTGGTCGGAAGTGACACGTTTTCGCGACGTGAACGATACCGATGCCCTGGCGTTGCGTCAGCAACTGGGCTTGCCTGTCTCCCAAAAGATCGTTCTTTACTCGGGCAATATCGGTGAAAAGCAGGGGCTGGAGAGCGTGGTTGACGCGGCTGTCCTGTTGAGCGAACAGCCCTGGCTATTTGTGATTGTCGGGCAGGGCGGTGGTAAAGCGCGGCTGGAGAGTATGGTCAGCGAACGCGGTCTGAACAATGTGATGTTCTTTCCACTGCAATCTTATGACGCGCTGCCGGCATTGCTCAAGATGGCGGATTGTCATCTGGTGGTACAAAAGCGCGGTGCGGCGGATGCCGTACTGCCCTCCAAACTGACCAATATCCTCGCCGTTGGCGGTAACGCGGTCATTACCGCCGAGCCTGAAACCGAGTTGGGTCAGCTTTGTGACACTTATCCTGGCATTGCGGTGTGTGTGGAGCCGGAGTCGGTTAACGCGTTGGCCTGCGGTATTCAACGGGCGCTGATGATGCCAAAAGTGAACACGATGGCACGTGATTATGCCGAACGCACGCTGGATAAAGAAAACGTGCTGAGTCAATTTATTGCTGATATTCGGGGTACATGA